The following coding sequences lie in one Lolium perenne isolate Kyuss_39 chromosome 2, Kyuss_2.0, whole genome shotgun sequence genomic window:
- the LOC127336344 gene encoding protein Brevis radix-like 2 — MLACIACSAKEGGEDGSRAAATPAVKSLTSQLKDMVLKFSGSGKQYKATAGSPSFRGRGYGRHYPGFIDDATFTPASRSAVDGAYASSRAGAAATAANGGARAATSATWDMTGRGWPGIDEEDGGVGVDVDAAVPREWTAQVEPGVQITFVTLPGGGNDLKRIRFSREMFNKWEAQRWWGENYDRLVELYNVQTFSGRQQGGSTPTSSVDDSVLRDSSYSRGGSTRAESPVAMIPPPSSSLSRDPVSRSMSCKAMMPPPPPSGSSYAAGPSTRAAPCYPYAAAVPDPSDHVWAHHFNMLNSAGGGPSSYDPSRATTSSRDEASVSISNVSDTEATEWIEQDEPGVCLTIRELGDGTRELRRVRFSRERFGEDRAKVWWEQNRDRIQAQYL; from the exons ATGCTGGCGTGCATCGCCTGCTCCGCAAAGGAAGGCGGGGAGGACGGCTCCCGTGCCGCGGCCACGCCTGCCGTCAAGTCGCTCACCTCACAG ctcaaggacatggtgcTCAAGTTCTCCGGCTCCGGCAAGCAGTACAAGGCGACGGCCGGGAGCCCGTCATTCAGGGGCAGGGGCTACGGCCGCCATTACCCTGGCTTCATCGACGACGCGACCTTCACGCCGGCGAGCAGGTCCGCCGTCGATGGCGCGTACGCGAGCAGCAGGGCGGGCGCAGCGGCGACGGCGGCCAACGGGGGCGCGCGAGCCGCCACGTCGGCGACGTGGGACATGACCGGGCGCGGATGGCCGGGCATCGACGAGGAGGACGGTGGCGTCGGGGTGGACGTCGACGCCGCCGTGCCCAGGGAGTGGACGGCGCAGGTGGAGCCCGGCGTACAGATCACCTTCGTCACGCTGCCTGGCGGCGGCAACGATCTCAAGCGCATCCGCTTCAG CCGGGAGATGTTCAACAAGTGGGAGGCGCAGCGGTGGTGGGGAGAGAACTACGACCGCCTCGTGGAGCTGTACAACGTGCAAACCTTCAGCGGCCGGCAGCAGGGGGGCTCCACCCCCACCTCCTCCGTCGACGACTCAGTTCTG AGAGATTCGTCCTACTCCCGGGGCGGCTCCACCCGGGCAGAGAGTCCGGTGGCCATGATCCCGCCGCCATCCTCGTCGCTGAGCAGAGACCCGGTGTCCCGGAGCATGTCGTGCAAGGCGATgatgcctccgccgccgccgtcaggCAGCAGCTACGCCGCGGGGCCTTCCACCAGGGCGGCGCCGTGCTACCCGTACGCGGCGGCCGTGCCGGACCCGTCCGACCACGTCTGGGCGCACCACTTCAACATGCTCAACTCCGCCGGCGGAGGCCCGTCCTCCTATGACCCATCGCGCGCCACCACGTCGTCCCGTGACGAGGCGTCCGTGTCCATCAGCAACGTCAGCGACACGGAGGCGACGGAGTGGATCGAGCAGGACGAACCTGGCGTCTGCCTCACCATCCGCGAGCTCGGAGACGGCACCCGCGAGCTCCGCCGCGTGCGGTTCAG CCGGGAGAGGTTTGGCGAGGACAGGGCCAAGGTGTGGTGGGAGCAGAACAGAGACAGAATACAAGCTCAGTACCTGTAA